Proteins encoded together in one Sphingobacteriales bacterium window:
- a CDS encoding transcription termination factor Rho → MLTYEKLNSMTKNEVNEYAKKYGVTYYTRLKKEEVIQKILAAIEKLPPEPQSEMNHTELIDNEASKLDQEIIEEEEKEDTPAEMSIEDEINRFIADEVEKVERKITEVPVIEPEEELPTESKEPEESDRAFQPKPRPPYVFEGLITNEGVLEIMPEGYGFLRSPDFDYMASPDDIYVSPSQIKLFGLKIGDTIKGTIRPPKEGEKYFALIRLESVNGLDPIKARDRIPFEHLTPLFPNEKFDITTNCKTLSTRIIDLFCPIGKGQRGLIVSQPKSGKTVLLQEIANAIAMNHPEVYMIILLIDERPEEVTDMARHVKAEVISSTFDEPAEKHVKIANLVLEKAKRMVESGHDVVILLDSITRLARAFNTVAPASGKVLSGGVESNALHKPKKFFGAARKVEFGGSLTILATALIDTGSRMDEVIFEEFKGTGNMELQLDRKLANKRIYPAIDVPASSTRREELLVEKNILQRLWILRKYLSDMNPEEAMLFLQERMKNTRNNEEFLISMNS, encoded by the coding sequence ATGCTCACTTATGAAAAGTTGAATTCAATGACCAAAAACGAGGTCAATGAATATGCAAAAAAATACGGTGTTACCTACTATACACGCCTGAAAAAAGAAGAAGTCATACAAAAAATCCTCGCGGCAATTGAAAAATTGCCTCCTGAACCCCAATCAGAAATGAATCACACAGAACTTATTGATAATGAAGCATCCAAACTGGATCAGGAAATCATTGAAGAGGAAGAAAAGGAAGACACACCAGCTGAGATGTCGATTGAAGATGAAATAAACAGGTTTATTGCCGATGAAGTTGAAAAAGTCGAAAGAAAGATCACAGAAGTACCTGTCATTGAGCCGGAAGAAGAATTACCAACTGAAAGTAAAGAACCGGAAGAATCCGACCGTGCATTTCAACCAAAACCACGTCCTCCTTATGTTTTTGAAGGATTGATTACCAACGAAGGGGTGCTTGAAATCATGCCTGAAGGTTATGGTTTTTTACGCTCTCCTGACTTTGATTATATGGCCTCACCTGATGATATTTATGTTTCACCTTCTCAGATAAAATTATTCGGGCTTAAAATAGGTGATACCATTAAAGGTACCATCAGGCCTCCGAAAGAAGGGGAAAAATATTTTGCACTTATACGACTCGAATCAGTCAATGGTTTAGACCCCATCAAAGCACGCGACCGCATTCCCTTTGAACACCTGACGCCACTTTTCCCAAATGAAAAATTTGACATCACTACCAACTGTAAAACACTGTCAACCAGAATAATAGATTTATTTTGTCCGATAGGCAAAGGTCAACGTGGCCTGATAGTATCACAACCAAAATCAGGGAAGACAGTTTTGCTTCAGGAAATTGCCAATGCTATTGCCATGAACCATCCTGAAGTGTATATGATTATCCTGCTCATTGATGAAAGGCCGGAAGAAGTTACCGACATGGCACGCCATGTCAAGGCAGAAGTTATATCATCCACCTTTGATGAGCCTGCAGAAAAGCATGTGAAAATAGCCAATCTCGTTCTTGAAAAAGCAAAAAGAATGGTCGAATCAGGACATGATGTCGTCATCCTGCTCGACTCCATCACCCGTCTTGCCCGTGCCTTTAACACCGTTGCTCCTGCTTCAGGTAAAGTGTTGTCGGGAGGCGTGGAGTCCAATGCCTTGCATAAGCCCAAAAAGTTTTTCGGTGCTGCCCGTAAAGTTGAGTTTGGCGGTAGCCTGACCATCCTTGCCACTGCTTTGATTGATACAGGCTCAAGAATGGACGAGGTGATCTTTGAAGAATTTAAAGGTACAGGCAACATGGAGCTTCAGCTCGACAGAAAACTGGCCAACAAACGCATCTACCCTGCCATTGACGTACCCGCTTCCAGTACCAGACGGGAAGAATTACTGGTGGAAAAGAATATTCTTCAAAGACTCTGGATTTTGAGAAAATATTTATCAGACATGAATCCTGAAGAAGCCATGCTCTTTTTACAGGAAAGAATGAAAAATACAAGAAACAACGAAGAATTTTTGATCTCAATGAATAGTTAA
- a CDS encoding WG repeat-containing protein, with protein MKPVISKFYFVLIVLLFTSALHAQEKKILIPVEGPNGKFGFLNQKFNLVEPFEYDEVTAFSDNRVWGKKGNIYYCFNEKGDTVFTGDYQEVSAFSEGFSKIRKNNKYGFIDKQGKITIPPAFDYASDFSEGLSVVKKSGYYGYIDIHGAIVIECEFTKAQPFSNGFAVVEDKYFINKSGQIVFQKFAQANSFSEGLAAVSLSWPYKYGYIDTLGRLAIPYQFLDAGSFSEGLARVQPWNNPKYGYIDKTGKIVIKPQFDFPADFSEGLACVSKVQKLEDVPLYGFINTKGKFIIPMRYEKPASFSNGHAIVKQQGNIRIIDKTGKCVYNCN; from the coding sequence ATGAAACCCGTAATCTCTAAGTTTTACTTTGTTTTAATCGTTTTACTATTTACCTCTGCCCTGCATGCTCAGGAAAAAAAAATTCTCATCCCTGTCGAAGGGCCGAATGGCAAATTTGGCTTTCTTAACCAAAAATTTAATTTGGTAGAGCCTTTTGAATATGATGAAGTTACTGCATTTTCTGACAACCGTGTATGGGGTAAAAAAGGCAATATTTATTACTGCTTTAACGAAAAAGGAGATACCGTTTTTACAGGTGATTATCAGGAAGTTTCAGCTTTTTCCGAGGGGTTTTCAAAAATCAGAAAAAACAATAAATACGGTTTTATCGACAAACAGGGTAAAATAACCATCCCCCCTGCTTTTGACTATGCTTCCGACTTTTCGGAAGGACTCTCAGTAGTGAAAAAGTCAGGATATTATGGTTATATCGATATTCATGGTGCCATCGTCATTGAATGCGAATTCACCAAAGCACAACCGTTTTCCAATGGATTTGCAGTGGTTGAAGATAAATACTTTATTAATAAATCAGGGCAAATAGTTTTTCAAAAGTTTGCACAAGCCAATTCATTTTCCGAAGGACTGGCAGCCGTATCTCTTTCCTGGCCTTATAAATATGGCTACATCGACACTCTTGGCCGTTTAGCCATTCCATATCAGTTTCTGGATGCAGGTAGCTTTTCAGAAGGCTTGGCCAGAGTGCAGCCATGGAATAATCCGAAGTATGGCTATATTGATAAAACAGGAAAAATAGTCATCAAGCCTCAGTTTGATTTTCCTGCCGACTTCAGTGAAGGCCTTGCCTGTGTTTCCAAAGTTCAAAAACTTGAAGATGTTCCACTTTATGGCTTTATCAACACAAAAGGAAAATTTATCATCCCGATGCGATATGAAAAACCTGCTTCATTTTCGAACGGGCATGCCATAGTAAAACAGCAGGGTAATATCAGGATTATTGACAAGACAGGTAAATGTGTTTACAATTGTAATTAA